The nucleotide sequence CCCCATCGATGAATCTGGACCGGTGGAAAGCTCTACCCGCGGATATCCAGAAAGCATTCATCGATGCGTCAGCACCCGCCATGGAATTTGCCGCGAAGCTTCATGATGACTACGACAGAAAGGCGATTGCCGAACTGAACAAATACATCAAGGAAGTCTATTACCTGCCGGAAGAAGAGATGATGCGTTGGAAGGCAGCGGTCCAACCAATGTACGATAAATTGCTCACCGGGGGAACACCCTTCACAAAAAAGCAGCTTGAAGTTCTAAAAAGGATGCCCAAGTAAAACAGCGAGGACTGCCTGCGAGTCTTCGGGCCCGGAGGCAGTCCACAACATCCTAAGAGTCATAATTTTACCTATGAATTTGCAGACGCCAAGAATTGAGAGGGACTCTGCAGTGAACGATTTTTCAAAATTTGTGCAAAGCGTAAGCCTTTGGTCCGGCAGGATTTCAGGCTACCTGATTCTCATCATGATGTTTGCCACGGGATACGAGGTAGTCGCTCGATATCTGTTCAACAGCCCCACGAGCTGGTCAAATGAAATCTGCATGTATCTGCTGATCGGCTGTGCCATGCTCGGAGTCTGTTACACCCAGAGGACCAAAGGGCACATTTTCGTCGATTGGCTCACGTCGGGCATGTCTTTGAAGGTCCAACGGCTCCTCGATATGGCTGGATTGGTGACCGGTCTGATTTTTTGGGGAACGCTGTGCTGGCAAGGAACCCTTCTGTCGATCAAGGGATGGAACTGGCACTCACAGACCATCCTGGAGTTGCCCCTGATCTATCCGCTGATTTCCATTCCCTTGGGAAGTTTTTTGATGTTTCTGCAATTGGTTGCAGATTTATATGAAAAAATTCGTAGTGGCAATTAGTAGCCATCTAAGTACAGCGGCTGGCGATGTGTTGAAATTGGTCTATCGAAGGGGGTATCGGCGTGGATTGGTACTGGATAGCGGTTATTATGTTCGGCGGTTTGTTCTTTCTTATTTCAGCTAGGATTCCTGTCTACAATGCTATGGCGA is from Dehalococcoidia bacterium and encodes:
- a CDS encoding TRAP transporter small permease; its protein translation is MFATGYEVVARYLFNSPTSWSNEICMYLLIGCAMLGVCYTQRTKGHIFVDWLTSGMSLKVQRLLDMAGLVTGLIFWGTLCWQGTLLSIKGWNWHSQTILELPLIYPLISIPLGSFLMFLQLVADLYEKIRSGN